A window of the Gammaproteobacteria bacterium genome harbors these coding sequences:
- a CDS encoding PHB depolymerase family esterase encodes MNVQHVLSAALVAVGLVSTAAAQTSPATGSCDLEAAPGVTEQRLSSGGRERGYRLFVPPSYDGRTPLPLVLDLHGSGGTAAGQANTSRFEALAAREGFLVATLEAAEGRRWNVPATDDRADDVLYVSDVIDHVAARACTDLARVYATGFSGGARMSSLLACRLGDRVAAIAPMAGLRWPGPCEGRPVPVLTFHGLADRVNTYDGHAEGRGAEWLESVPEALAGWAAHNGCDPDAISDDEPGPLSTLRYEGCDDGAEVRLVRIDGLGHAWARDEVDATSAMWEFFGRHSLRQ; translated from the coding sequence ATGAACGTGCAGCATGTTTTGTCCGCCGCGCTCGTCGCGGTAGGTCTCGTCTCGACCGCCGCGGCGCAAACGTCGCCCGCCACGGGCTCCTGCGATCTCGAAGCGGCGCCCGGCGTTACCGAGCAGCGGCTCTCGTCGGGCGGGCGAGAACGCGGCTATCGGCTGTTCGTGCCGCCGAGCTACGACGGCCGCACGCCGTTGCCGCTCGTCCTCGATCTTCACGGCAGCGGCGGCACGGCGGCCGGTCAGGCGAACACGAGCCGATTCGAGGCGCTCGCGGCGCGCGAGGGATTTCTCGTCGCGACGCTCGAGGCCGCCGAGGGCCGCCGCTGGAACGTGCCCGCGACGGACGATCGTGCTGACGACGTGCTGTATGTCTCCGACGTCATCGATCACGTCGCGGCCCGCGCGTGCACGGATCTCGCGCGCGTCTACGCCACGGGATTCTCGGGCGGCGCGCGCATGTCGTCGCTGCTCGCGTGCCGCCTCGGCGACCGCGTCGCGGCGATCGCGCCGATGGCAGGGCTGCGCTGGCCGGGTCCGTGCGAAGGGCGACCCGTGCCGGTGCTGACGTTCCATGGGCTCGCCGATCGGGTCAACACGTACGACGGGCACGCTGAAGGGCGGGGCGCGGAGTGGCTCGAGAGCGTGCCCGAGGCGCTCGCGGGTTGGGCCGCCCACAACGGCTGCGATCCCGACGCGATTTCCGACGACGAGCCCGGGCCTCTATCGACGTTGCGCTACGAGGGCTGCGACGACGGCGCCGAGGTTCGGCTCGTGCGCATCGACGGGCTCGGGCATGCGTGGGCGCGGGACGAAGTCGATGCGACGTCGGCGATGTGGGAGTTCTTCGGGCGCCACTCGCTGCGGCAGTGA
- a CDS encoding response regulator, producing the protein MSRVLLVDDDDSFRTVLRKHVAPYCKYPFVTGDAALALAAAQAGDADCMVLDLMMPDMDGFTLLTLLRDHSVTSTLPVLACSSKMLSSEEQALLLDLRAPFLPKHALDQGSLASGLIEADTWSRQATREAVRVRAGAA; encoded by the coding sequence ATGAGCCGCGTACTACTGGTCGACGACGACGACAGCTTCCGCACGGTGCTTCGCAAGCACGTCGCGCCCTATTGCAAGTACCCGTTCGTCACCGGGGATGCCGCGCTCGCGCTCGCCGCCGCGCAAGCGGGCGACGCCGATTGCATGGTGCTCGATCTCATGATGCCCGATATGGACGGCTTCACTTTGCTGACGCTGCTGCGAGACCATTCGGTGACGTCGACGCTGCCCGTGCTCGCGTGCAGCTCGAAGATGCTGTCTTCGGAAGAGCAGGCTTTGCTGCTCGACTTGCGCGCGCCTTTCCTTCCGAAGCACGCGCTCGACCAGGGCAGCCTTGCCAGCGGCCTCATCGAGGCCGACACCTGGAGCCGGCAAGCGACGCGCGAAGCGGTTCGGGTCCGCGCAGGAGCAGCGTGA
- a CDS encoding response regulator — protein MLPLEQSLILIVDDKDAARYVNERTLRNAGFRTAEASCGEEAIALMRKLKPDLVLLDVAMPDIDGYEVCARVRGDETICSTAIIMLSATFESAEHQVRGLEGGADTFLVAPMEPAVLVATVRAMLRLKRAETQLREFDRRKDEFLATLAHELRNPLAPLLYCLDVIERESGNDRLADTLSIMRRQTEHLVRLVDDLVDMGRITQNKLTLKVESVALREVIDTAVEARRPELDAKHQTLSVEMPEDEILLRADRVRLSQVFGNLISNSIKYSGNGGRIRIEASREPGHVAISITDDGIGMLADDLDRVFGLFVQARQPGTGLGIGLALAQRIVEMHGGTIAAASEGLQRGSTFTVRLPVQETAGEYPLDVEPLDDSGTSTPKKVLVTDDNEDSADAMAHLLRLMNHDVRASYSGREAVDIAREFKPDVVFVDISMPDMDGFETVRAIRGQPWSAATLICTLSGHGQTAHRQGSAAAGADRHLVKPMGRKTLEGVLRSVRRVGAVTAQ, from the coding sequence ATGCTGCCTCTCGAGCAGAGCCTGATCCTGATCGTCGACGACAAGGACGCCGCCCGCTACGTCAACGAGCGAACTCTACGCAACGCCGGGTTTCGCACGGCCGAGGCCTCGTGCGGCGAGGAAGCCATCGCGCTGATGCGGAAGCTGAAACCCGACCTCGTGCTGCTCGATGTCGCCATGCCGGACATCGACGGTTACGAAGTGTGCGCTCGCGTGCGCGGGGACGAGACGATCTGCTCCACGGCCATCATCATGCTCTCGGCCACGTTCGAATCGGCCGAGCACCAGGTGCGCGGCCTCGAGGGCGGCGCGGACACCTTCCTCGTCGCGCCCATGGAGCCGGCCGTGCTCGTCGCCACGGTGCGCGCAATGCTGAGGCTCAAGCGCGCCGAGACGCAGCTCCGAGAGTTCGACCGGCGCAAGGACGAATTTCTCGCCACGCTGGCTCACGAGCTGCGCAATCCTCTTGCGCCTCTGCTTTACTGTCTCGACGTAATCGAACGGGAGAGCGGCAACGACAGGCTCGCCGATACGCTCTCGATCATGCGCCGGCAGACCGAGCATCTGGTGCGGCTCGTCGACGATCTCGTCGACATGGGCCGGATCACCCAGAACAAGCTCACGCTCAAGGTCGAGTCCGTTGCGCTTCGAGAAGTGATCGACACGGCGGTGGAAGCGCGGCGACCGGAGCTCGACGCAAAGCACCAAACGCTCAGCGTCGAGATGCCGGAGGACGAAATCCTGCTGCGTGCCGACCGCGTGCGGCTCTCCCAGGTATTCGGCAATTTGATCTCGAACAGCATCAAGTACTCCGGCAACGGCGGCCGCATACGCATCGAGGCGAGCCGCGAGCCGGGACACGTGGCGATTTCCATCACCGACGACGGCATCGGCATGCTGGCCGACGATCTGGATCGAGTGTTCGGACTGTTCGTGCAGGCGCGCCAACCGGGCACGGGCCTCGGCATCGGCCTCGCGCTCGCGCAGCGCATCGTGGAGATGCACGGCGGCACCATCGCCGCGGCGAGCGAGGGACTGCAACGCGGCAGCACCTTTACCGTTCGTCTCCCGGTGCAGGAGACGGCGGGAGAGTACCCGCTCGACGTGGAGCCACTCGACGATTCCGGCACGTCGACGCCGAAGAAGGTTCTCGTCACCGACGACAATGAGGACTCGGCGGACGCCATGGCACATTTGCTCCGCCTGATGAACCACGACGTGCGGGCAAGCTACAGCGGCCGCGAAGCGGTGGACATCGCGCGCGAGTTCAAGCCGGACGTCGTCTTCGTGGATATTTCGATGCCCGATATGGACGGCTTCGAGACCGTTAGAGCCATCCGCGGGCAGCCGTGGAGCGCAGCCACGCTGATCTGCACGTTGAGCGGGCACGGTCAGACGGCCCATCGGCAGGGCTCCGCGGCGGCCGGCGCCGACAGGCACCTCGTCAAACCGATGGGAAGAAAGACCCTCGAGGGGGTATTGCGGAGCGTGCGCCGCGTCGGCGCCGTGACGGCGCAGTAG